A region from the Triticum urartu cultivar G1812 chromosome 1, Tu2.1, whole genome shotgun sequence genome encodes:
- the LOC125547561 gene encoding uncharacterized protein LOC125547561 — protein MTRWDEILTLPVQNPTILEFSAADITWSMVEGWKDSMDRLALIPFSRVGDFVRGESNNKACPTRFHVEARRRRSPTMTCKPKVDGILEYILYWCSFGPDDYRKGGAVRPSRSSCGKRKTPAGRPNTKRGCVCHFIVKRLIAEPSLALVIYNHNKHVDKKGTPCHGPMDKMAVGTKAMFAPYISDELLLEVMSLLYVGIPVETIMQRHTKMVEKQGGPSNRDDLLTHRYVRRLERKMRRSVYELDDDDAVSMNKWVENNQDCVFFYEDFSDNDTFVLGIQTDWQLQQMIQYGNRSLLASDSKFGTNKLKYPVHSILVFDQQKNAIPVAWIITPNFTHGEIHRWMGALYDRVRTKDPMWQLGGFIIDDPLTDMRTIREVFQCPVLISLWRVRHAWHKNLMSKCSDFERRSMMAKRLGEAISSICRGNGDIELFQAFLEDFIDCSGFVDYFKALWLPRLGAWTDILKTNPLATAEVASAIERYHHLLKLRLLNEADESIYQRADWLVHKLGTKVHSYCWLDEFSGKDSFSRYWRSEWKTGPNPWQQGLQIPDSDIVIEGNCARVVCQKHKEKSHAILNPGSELALCDCSWSRKGNLCKHAMKSAKVCRDRGLAPPSLALLRYYQALANVVHCPPSDSVICDHAIAVAVSVRTQLDALLSATNGSSPDTSLFKGPQSTSDNEPRELDVREAHIENGSEVPADEDSDEDSPACKKRKPRGPSDEDEIATATQVSEAESSQATSIRELDRSQDSPAPQERVRRETSDGYEGTAVMEISDDEEETAAVQITQPSESENSQATCVQEVDRNQDSPARQERGGR, from the exons ATGACCAGGTGGGATGAAATTCTCACCCTTCCAGTTCAGAACCCAACCATATTGGAGTTTTCAGCAGCAGATATCACGTGGTCCATGGTGGAGGGCTGGAAGGACTCAATGGACAGGCTTGCACTCATTCCGTTTTCTAGGGTGGGTGATTTTGTCAGAGGAGAATCAAACAACAAAGCATGCCCGACAAGATTCCACGTTGAGGCACGGAGAAGGCGTTCTCCAACCATGACCTGCAAACCAAAAGTCGACGGGATACTTGAGTATATTCT GTATTGGTGTTCTTTTGGTCCAGATGATTATAGAAAGGGTGGTGCTGTCCGGCCTAGCAGATCCTCTTGCGGAAAGAGGAAAACACCCGCTGGTCGCCCTAATACAAAGAGGGGGTGtgtttgccattttattgtgaaGCGTTTGATCGCTGAACCATCATTGGCTCTTGTGATATATAACCACAACAAGCATGTAGATAAGAAAGGCACACCATGTCATGGTCCCATGGACAAGATGGCTGTAGGGACGAAGGCAATGTTTGCACCTTACATATCGGATGAATTACTTCTTGAAGTTATGTCTTTGCTCTATGTTGGTATTCCTGTCGAGACCATAATGCAGAGACATACTAAAATGGTTGAAAAGCAAGGAGGACCATCAAATCGTGATGATCTTCTTACTCACAGATATGTTAGGAGGCTGGAAAGAAAAATGCGGCGTTCTGTTTATGAACTTGATGATGACGATGCTGTTAGTATGAACAAATGGGTTGAAAATAACCAGGACTGCGTATTTTTCTATGAAGATTTTTCTGATAATGATACCTTTGTCTTGGGCATTCAGACAGATTGGCAGCTACAGCAGATGATTCAGTATGGCAACCGCAGTTTACTGGCTTCTGATTCAAAGTTTGGAACAAACAAGTTAAAG TATCCTGTACATAGCATCCTTGTTTTCGACCAGCAGAAAAATGCAATTCCTGTTGCTTGGATCATCACTCCCAATTTTACACATGGTGAGATACATAGATGGATGGGTGCTCTATATGATCGAGTTCGTACAAAAGACCCGATGTGGCAGTTGGGTGGCTTCATTATTGATGATCCCTTGACCGATATGCGCACTATAAG GGAAGTGTTTCAGTGCCCGGTGTTGATTTCCTTATGGCGTGTCCGTCACGCTTGGCATAAAAATTTGATGAGCAAGTGTTCAGATTTTGAGAGGCGTTCAATGATGGCTAAACGACTCGGGGAGGCAATATCCAGCATCTGTAGAGGAAATGGTGATATAGAATTATTTCAGGCCTTCCTGGAAGATTTTATTGATTGCTCTGGCTTTGTGGACTACTTCAAAGCTCTATGGCTTCCAAGACTTG GGGCATGGACGGACATCTTGAAGACCAACCCGTTGGCTACTGCTGAGGTAGCTTCAGCAATTGAGAGATACCATCACCTGCTAAAACTTCGGCTGTTGAATGAGGCAGATGAAAGCATCTACCAGCGTGCAGACTGGTTGGTTCATAAGTTGGGTACGAAGGTTCACTCGTACTGCTGGCTGGATGAATTTTCTGGGAAGGACAGCTTCTCTCGTTACTGGAGGAGTGAGTGGAAAACTGGTCCAAACCCATGGCAGCAGGGATTGCAAATTCCGGATTCTGATATTGTAATTGAAGGCAACTGTGCTAGAGTGGTCTGCCAGAAACACAAGGAGAAGTCCCATGCCATACTGAACCCAGGTTCTGAGCTTGCATTGTGTGACTGCAGCTGGTCAAGGAAGGGAAACCTTTGCAAACATGCAATGAAGTCGGCAAAGGTTTGCCGTGACAGGGGATTGGCACCGCCATCTTTGGCGCTGCTTCGCTACTACCAGGCACTGGCAAATGTTGTTCATTGCCCACCCAGTGACTCTGTGATATGCGACCATGCAATCGCGGTGGCAGTTTCTGTGAGAACACAGTTAGATGCGTTGCTTTCCGCCACCAACGGCAGTTCTCCAGATACCTCACTTTTCAAGGGTCCACAATCAACCAGTGACAATGAACCCAGAGAACTTGATGTTCGGGAAGCCCACATTGAAAATGGCAGTGAAGTTCCCGCTGACGAGGATAGCGATGAGGACAGTCCTGCTTGCAAGAAAAGAAAGCCTAGAGGACCATCTGATGAAGACGAAATCGCTACAGCGACGCAAGTTTCTGAAGCTGAGAGCAGTCAAGCAACTTCTATACGGGAACTTGATCGATCTCAGGATAGTCCTGCTCCCCAGGAAAGAGTGCGCAGAGAAACTTCTGACGGGTATGAAGGAACTGCAGTGATGGAAATTTCTGATGACGAGGAAGAAACTGCAGCGGTGCAAATCACACAACCTTCTGAAAGTGAGAACAGTCAAGCGACTTGTGTGCAGGAAGTTGATCGCAATCAGGATAGTCCTGCTCGCCAGGAAAGAGGGGGCAGATAA
- the LOC125547548 gene encoding uncharacterized protein LOC125547548, with protein sequence MTPPFRPSPSSTAPAPRGCGGERCASGRDAWPLHHVRHNDVFCRLCSSCVLLYHPASFCSACLLLLHTDAAAIAAAAAGQDPHFDPAVAPPGPTAECSNCGLFVAHVACVPDPVSFVCPPCAAEAEGRPFTYAPAARRVMDERAARILLVAARLAHESIGRAAAAAREEAERRVQEAAVARKRSREMLDAAFRALEEEARAAKIKEEEAAAREAKNKKEKPAAAQPPKKKTPKSSESSRDRDKMLKFNAMQQPALAFAAAAAAAASSMPLSTPSSTPLSNPTPKEDKKPMKLEEQQGSTDTVADDDAKGLFGTLQS encoded by the exons ATGACGCCGCCCTTCCGCCCGTCGCCCTCCTCCACCGCCCCCGCCCCGCGCGGCTGCGGCGGCGAGCGCTGCGCCTCCGGCCGCGACGCCTGGCCGCTCCACCACGTCCGCCACAACGACGTCTTCTGCcgcctctgctcctcctgcgtCCTCCTCTACCACCCCGCCTCCTTCTGCTccgcctgcctcctcctcctccacacggacgccgccgccatcgccgccgccgccgccgggcaGGACCCCCACTTCGACCCCGCCGTCGCCCCGCCGGGCCCCACCGCCGAGTGCTCCAATTGCGGCCTCTTCGTCGCCCATGTCGCCTGCGTCCCGGACCCCGTCTCCTTCGTCTGCCCGCCGTGCGCCGCGGAGGCCGAGGGCCGGCCCTTCACCTACGCGCCCGCCGCCCGTCGCGTGATGGACGAGCGCGCCGCGCGGATCCTCCTCGTCGCGGCCCGGCTCGCGCACGAGTCCAtcggccgcgccgccgccgccgcccgcgagGAGGCCGAGCGCCGCGTCCAGGAGGCTGCTGTCGCGCGGAAGCGCTCGCGGGAAATGCTCGACGCGGCCTTCCGGGCGCTCGAGGAGGAGGCCAGGGCCGCCAAGatcaaggaggaggaggcggcggccagggaggccaagaacaagaaggagaagccCGCCGCGGCCCAGCCGCCCAAGAAGAAGACCCCTAAGAGCAGCGAGTCGAGCAGGGACAGGGATAAGATGCTCAAGTTCAATGCCATGCAGCAGCCGGCGCTGGCATTTGCTGCGGCAGCGGCTGCCGCAGCCAGCTCAATGCCGTTGTCAACGCCATCGTCGACCCCACTGTCAAACCCAACACCCAAGGAGGACAAGAAGCCCATGAAACTGGAGGAGCAGCAAG GTTCAACGGACACAGTAGCAGATGACGATGCGAAGGGGTTGTTTGGGACCTTGCAATCATAA